The DNA sequence CTCTATTCATTGTCCCCATCATCATCTTTTAGCCAGACACAGAGAGTTCTTGTGTATGTTGGCAGGCACCTGCAAGCAGCAGTAGATGTTTTCTGAATGGTGACAGTGGGGGAAATTGGGAGCTCTTGAAAGATGTGGCTGTAGGACATTGTCTTTCCCCTACCCCCGTAAAGAACTCTGATCTACAGTAACATTTTCCTATCATTTTAGTTCCTGAACATGTCCCAGAAGGATCCCTGCCAGAAACAAGCctgtgaaatacagaaatgcttGCAAGGTACCAAGTGTTATTTTGTCTTTGATGTCTTGATTTTTGGTGGAACTTAATTCTTTTAACTTAaccttttcctttcacattGAGAAGGAACAAAGCACATTAGCATCGCCTGGTCgcaaaatgaacaaaatggtaACATCTGATTTTAACAAACTGCTTTGTGCTTAATTGTAAATAATGAGACATCATTAGTATAAAGCAGAGCATTAGTAACAGTAATGTGCTTATAGTGttctctgtgctggcagtgagATCCCAGGTGTATTTTTGGGActcagctgtgggcagggagagctAGACTTTATAATAAGCTCTCTTACAGTGTGGTTAGCAAGGGAGTAGGTGGATTGCATGATAagactgcagagctgcaccagGGGTGTTTCAAGGGAGGGGAGACAGATTTCTGTCAGGAACACGTTAGGTGATCTGTCCTCGAGGTGTGAGATGGTCTTCATGTCCCCAGCAATTGTCTAGAGATGACCTTTAATGTCCTCATGGTTTGGAGCATTCTCCCACGAAGGACTACCTTCTCTCCCTGTACTACTGCACTTAAAAGCTGATGGTTGACCCTGTTTTGGTCCCATCTGTGGCAGTGTTCTTTTTATAGCATTTGTGGAAGTTATTCCAGGTGCTTTTCCTGTGTAGGTTTGTGTACAGTGTTGATCTGAATGGTTAAGTGTTGGCAGAGAAGCTCTTTGCTGCATGTAcatgtcactgtcactgctgctgttcaTGTATTATGCTGTGGAGGTGTCTGAAGTGTACAGATGAAGCAGCTGAGTTGACAGAGAGCAAAGCAATTTTCCtctgtaaaaattaaagtacaGAGTCTTAACTGAGGAATGTACAGGCACTGTACCCAGTGTGTGAGATGGAGAGTGGGAGCTGGACCTTTGGGAGATGCTGACTTCTCAAAACTCATTGTTCCAAAAGATCTTGCTGCTTCCTCTGAGCGACTGAATGCCTGCTGTAAAtctcttttgtgttttcctctctgtgtgtgACTTTCAGCAATGCATCCTTGACAGATGATGGTGTGCCTGTACGTAGCTACAGTTTTAGAAACAAAGATGCAAAGGCAGAGGGACAGTTAGGAGAGCCTTGGAGTACTCATCAACTGCAGGTTATGGCAGAGAGAGATCAGCTTTCCTTTCCAAGGGCCTGCCATGCCTCTTGGCTGCCAGCTTGCAGAAATCACCACAACCTTTTTCTCAGGCGTGATCTCTGTGTTTGTATTACGGCTCACTCACCAACCCAGTCAGGGAATTCATAGCCCAGTGATCACAGCAGTGTGGTTTGCTCATTAACCAGAAGGTGttcactgctgctttctgggCTCTCCACGGGTGCTGTGTGTGTCTCACATTATGCTTCTGTTGattcttttaatcttttaaaagtCAGAATGGGTGTGAGTGCAGTTGTGCAGTGGTTGCAGAGCTCATCCAAGGCAGATGAGGTGGCTGTGCATGCCCTGTGTTTCTGGGCAGACAGGCAGGTGGTTCTTGACTCAAACCACACTGAGTCTCTTCCTGCAGGGCTCCTCTCTGAGAGCCTTCGGCCACAGCTTTAGATAGCTGCAACTAAAGAGAGGTTGTTGTGAGCAAGAAAATGATAGAATGCTTGTAAGCAGCTGAAGAGCTGGGCCAGGTGTGCTCCCTCAGGGAACAAAGCCTGTTTCTCTCTGCAGTGTCTCCTTATTTTCCAGCGAACAACTACCTGGAGTCCAAGTGTGAAGCTGCGCTTCAGGAGATGCGGAAATGCTGCGCTCGGTACACCAAGGGCAGATCCGTCTGTTGTTCAGGGTttgagagagaagaaagggagagagaaaagcttAAGTTGACTTCAAA is a window from the Vidua macroura isolate BioBank_ID:100142 chromosome 14, ASM2450914v1, whole genome shotgun sequence genome containing:
- the CMC4 gene encoding cx9C motif-containing protein 4; translated protein: MSQKDPCQKQACEIQKCLQANNYLESKCEAALQEMRKCCARYTKGRSVCCSGFEREEREREKLKLTSKGISPPPQ